In one window of Zhihengliuella sp. ISTPL4 DNA:
- a CDS encoding HAD family hydrolase — protein sequence MTTPIELVVLDMAGTTVVDDGVVEQAFQRAAERTGVAARLPWSDALGYVRETMGQSKFDVFLHLAGGDATAAHEATAAFEAAYAEIVAAEGVTEIPGAADAIQGLKDAGLAVVLTTGFAPVTRQAILDGLGWRGLIDLALSPVDAGRGRPAPDLVLTALLRTQTSAVQAVAVVGDTVSDVESGRRAGAGFVAGVLTGAHDRAALSGAGAHAVLSDITALRAALAQRELLSAVSTR from the coding sequence ATGACCACTCCGATCGAACTCGTCGTCCTCGACATGGCCGGCACCACCGTCGTGGATGACGGCGTGGTCGAGCAGGCGTTCCAGCGCGCTGCCGAGCGCACCGGCGTCGCCGCGAGGCTGCCCTGGAGCGACGCCCTCGGCTACGTCCGGGAGACGATGGGGCAGTCCAAGTTCGACGTGTTCCTGCACCTCGCCGGCGGCGACGCGACCGCGGCGCACGAGGCCACAGCGGCGTTCGAGGCCGCGTACGCGGAGATCGTCGCCGCGGAGGGCGTCACCGAGATCCCCGGGGCAGCGGACGCGATCCAGGGCTTGAAGGACGCGGGCCTCGCCGTGGTGCTGACGACCGGATTCGCTCCCGTCACCCGGCAGGCGATCCTCGACGGTCTCGGCTGGAGAGGGCTGATCGACCTCGCGCTCTCCCCGGTGGACGCCGGCCGCGGGCGCCCGGCACCCGACCTCGTCCTCACCGCGCTGCTGCGCACGCAGACGTCGGCCGTGCAGGCCGTGGCCGTCGTCGGCGACACCGTGAGCGACGTCGAGTCCGGTCGGCGCGCCGGGGCGGGCTTCGTCGCAGGGGTGCTCACCGGCGCCCATGACCGTGCCGCGCTGAGCGGAGCGGGTGCCCACGCCGTGCTCTCGGACATCACCGCGCTGCGCGCGGCTCTCGCCCAGCGCGAACTCCTCTCCGCCGTCAGCACCCGCTGA
- a CDS encoding TIGR03364 family FAD-dependent oxidoreductase: MNATDRAADVVVVGAGIVGLGAAYAAVRRGLRVVVVERSAAPTGATIRNFGHLCIGAQGGDARRYADASRELWLQLARDAGFWLRESGTLVAARHADELAVLAAAARDGGIRMLDADELRRRAPLRREGLAGGALIEADLQTDPRTAAIAIVRYLAMRGVEFRFRTAVTSLGVGRVETTRGRIDAGAIVVAVNHDIDQLLPEVAERHGVVRCALDMMRAAVSFPRLLTAPLLTGWSLIRYGRFADGPEARTLRERLHAERPDLAALDLNQMYTQLPDGTLILGDSHATDAAPSPFQPEAAFAAFLDEAEALFESAAPRVIERWQGVYAKAPGEFLVDRGDEGALVLAATTGIGMTCGLGLADLNLTAALGGTPALEGTP; encoded by the coding sequence ATGAACGCGACGGATCGGGCGGCGGACGTCGTCGTGGTGGGGGCCGGCATCGTCGGACTCGGTGCCGCCTACGCAGCCGTGCGCCGCGGCCTCCGGGTCGTCGTCGTGGAGCGCAGCGCGGCTCCGACCGGTGCCACGATCCGGAACTTCGGCCACCTCTGCATCGGGGCGCAGGGCGGCGACGCGCGCCGCTACGCGGACGCCTCTCGCGAGCTCTGGCTGCAGCTCGCCAGGGACGCCGGGTTCTGGCTCCGCGAATCGGGCACGCTCGTCGCGGCCCGGCACGCGGACGAACTCGCCGTGCTCGCTGCAGCGGCGCGGGACGGCGGCATCCGGATGTTGGACGCCGATGAGCTCCGGCGCCGCGCCCCGCTGCGTCGGGAGGGGCTCGCCGGCGGTGCCCTCATCGAAGCCGACCTGCAGACCGATCCGCGGACGGCGGCGATCGCGATCGTCCGGTATCTCGCGATGCGGGGTGTGGAGTTCCGCTTCCGTACAGCCGTGACCTCCCTCGGCGTGGGCCGGGTGGAGACCACGCGCGGCCGCATCGATGCCGGAGCGATCGTCGTGGCGGTCAACCACGACATCGACCAGCTCCTGCCCGAGGTCGCGGAGCGTCACGGCGTGGTGCGCTGTGCGCTCGACATGATGCGGGCGGCCGTGTCGTTCCCGCGACTACTCACCGCTCCGTTGCTGACCGGCTGGTCCCTCATCCGGTACGGGCGGTTCGCGGACGGACCCGAGGCCCGCACCCTCCGCGAGCGCCTGCACGCCGAGCGGCCCGATCTCGCCGCGCTCGACCTCAATCAGATGTACACGCAGCTTCCGGACGGCACGCTCATCCTCGGCGACTCCCACGCCACCGACGCCGCCCCCTCGCCGTTCCAGCCCGAGGCCGCCTTCGCCGCCTTCCTGGACGAGGCCGAGGCCCTGTTCGAGAGCGCAGCTCCTCGGGTGATCGAGCGGTGGCAGGGCGTGTACGCGAAGGCGCCCGGCGAGTTCCTCGTCGACCGCGGCGACGAGGGAGCCCTCGTGCTCGCCGCCACCACCGGCATCGGCATGACCTGCGGCCTCGGGCTCGCCGACCTGAATCTCACCGCCGCCCTCGGCGGCACCCCTGCTCTGGAAGGAACCCCATGA
- a CDS encoding EamA family transporter, producing MSAVALVLVLAAAIAHASWNVIAHGISRAGSPFLWWGAVASSVVWIGAVPFTGGLGAADLGSFALGASVSAVLHVAYMAVLQRGYREGSLSTVYATARGTGPFLSVIVAVLLLGERPSAVALVGVAAVIAGVVAIGFVDRRPAGSGRRIDPGLLFGALTGVAIAVYTIWDAHAVREWELSPVAFMVGTTLLQVPFYSVAVRGRWGAVLALGRTQWRRILAFGVLSPLSYILVLTAIQIAPVALVAPLREVSVVLVSLFGAFVLKESRPGWRIGASLVVLTGIVLLAL from the coding sequence GTGTCCGCTGTCGCTCTCGTCCTCGTCCTCGCCGCCGCGATCGCCCACGCCTCCTGGAACGTCATCGCACACGGCATCAGCCGCGCCGGTTCGCCGTTCCTGTGGTGGGGTGCGGTCGCCAGCTCCGTCGTCTGGATCGGGGCCGTGCCGTTCACGGGGGGACTCGGTGCGGCCGACCTCGGCTCGTTCGCGCTCGGGGCGTCGGTCTCCGCGGTCCTGCACGTCGCGTACATGGCGGTGCTGCAGCGCGGCTACCGGGAAGGCAGCCTCTCGACCGTCTACGCGACGGCGCGGGGGACCGGCCCCTTCCTCTCCGTCATCGTCGCCGTGCTCCTGCTGGGGGAGCGGCCGTCGGCCGTCGCGCTCGTCGGAGTCGCAGCGGTGATCGCCGGCGTCGTCGCGATCGGGTTCGTCGACCGCCGGCCGGCGGGAAGCGGCCGCCGCATCGACCCCGGTCTCCTGTTCGGCGCCCTCACCGGCGTCGCGATCGCGGTCTATACGATCTGGGACGCCCACGCGGTGCGGGAATGGGAGCTGTCACCCGTGGCGTTCATGGTCGGCACCACACTGCTGCAGGTGCCGTTCTACTCCGTCGCGGTGCGCGGACGATGGGGTGCGGTGCTGGCGCTGGGGCGCACGCAGTGGCGCCGCATCCTCGCGTTCGGCGTCCTCTCACCGCTGTCCTACATCCTCGTGCTGACCGCCATACAGATCGCTCCGGTGGCGCTCGTGGCGCCGCTCCGCGAGGTCAGCGTCGTGCTCGTGAGCCTGTTCGGCGCCTTCGTCCTGAAGGAATCCCGCCCCGGCTGGCGGATCGGCGCATCGCTGGTGGTCCTCACCGGCATCGTGCTGCTCGCGCTCTGA
- a CDS encoding GntR family transcriptional regulator, translating to MAEAVYTQIADDLRAQITGGTLRAGDDVPTEAELAEHWQTSRGPIRNALAALRAEGLIETTRGRPARVVARKANQAVDVSVPFTRWARDLGVIPGAQTQELSLRRAGALAPALGVAPDDTIVSVVRLRLLDGRPTMLERLAYTEEVGRRLFDVDLDAVSITEYLASIGHPIVALQHVIDAVAADDQDAALLRVPRGTPILRLTRTSKDAGGRIFEASEDRYLSEVVRFTVAASGISTDGHYMRAVGG from the coding sequence GTGGCCGAGGCTGTATACACCCAGATCGCCGACGACCTGCGCGCGCAGATCACCGGCGGCACGCTCCGCGCCGGCGATGACGTCCCGACCGAAGCGGAGCTGGCGGAGCACTGGCAGACGTCGCGCGGCCCGATCCGCAATGCCCTCGCGGCTCTGCGCGCCGAGGGCCTGATCGAGACCACCCGGGGCCGTCCGGCACGGGTGGTGGCCCGCAAGGCGAATCAGGCGGTCGACGTCTCCGTACCCTTCACCCGCTGGGCACGAGACCTCGGCGTCATTCCCGGCGCGCAGACCCAGGAACTGAGCCTGCGCCGTGCGGGTGCTCTCGCTCCCGCGCTCGGCGTCGCGCCGGACGACACGATCGTCAGCGTGGTGCGACTGCGGCTGCTCGACGGTCGGCCGACCATGCTGGAGCGCCTGGCCTACACCGAGGAGGTCGGTCGGCGGCTCTTCGATGTCGACCTCGACGCGGTGTCGATCACCGAGTATCTCGCCTCGATCGGGCACCCGATCGTCGCTCTCCAGCATGTGATCGACGCAGTCGCGGCGGACGACCAGGACGCCGCACTCCTGCGCGTGCCGCGAGGAACACCGATCCTGCGGTTGACCCGCACCTCGAAGGACGCCGGTGGGCGCATCTTCGAAGCGTCGGAGGACCGCTACCTCAGCGAGGTGGTCCGGTTCACCGTGGCGGCGTCCGGAATCTCGACGGACGGACACTACATGCGGGCAGTCGGCGGCTGA
- a CDS encoding PhnE/PtxC family ABC transporter permease, whose protein sequence is MTVVRASGRGASTGSATQGASTGSATHGGGSATHGGGSAAQSVEERAPKRPLSAERVAAGLTLVVLVVLGILAVRDVGISIPAMVQSWGNAENFLARVGGLSFPEPADLVWLIALTVGLVLVGTLLAAVLSVPIAYLAAANTTPGAGWRAAARFLGVLTRALPDVVLAMAFVLMFSLGTLPGILAIGIHSIGMISKTFADAIEQIDEGPRLAIRAAGGSKLQEFTAGILPQVLPSWVATVLHRNDINLRGSVVLGYVGVAGLGLEMSYAFKALNYGKGLGIALVIFVLCIAMEIVSSMVRGAMLGEQKHTRSWMDRIVHPRLRRRPLAPTAARPVWAASPQTAVRRPWTAQRVRHTAAGVAAVLIVIGSVVVSQITWSDLFTFWAKLPEVAARFWPPSFGNYDTIAMLEAMRETVAIALAATVLTLLPSLLLGSFAARNVAPHAAGRGTARLLLVGIRGIPELILAIVLVVITGLGAQAGVIALAIGGIGLLGKLIADSFEEVDRGPERALRAVGATRLQTYTSATLTQGTRALIGHSFYMLDTNIRAATILGIVGGGGVGYYLLNASQGSRYETVTAIVLMILVTVLAVEGLAMWMRKVFR, encoded by the coding sequence GTGACGGTGGTGCGGGCGTCGGGGCGAGGCGCTTCGACAGGCTCAGCGACTCAGGGCGCTTCGACGGGCTCAGCGACCCACGGGGGCGGCTCAGCGACCCACGGGGGCGGCTCAGCGGCCCAGAGCGTCGAGGAGCGGGCGCCGAAGCGGCCGCTGTCGGCGGAGCGCGTCGCGGCCGGGCTCACCCTCGTCGTCCTCGTCGTGCTCGGCATCCTCGCGGTGCGGGACGTCGGCATCTCGATCCCGGCGATGGTGCAGAGCTGGGGCAACGCCGAGAACTTCCTCGCCCGTGTTGGCGGACTCTCGTTCCCGGAGCCGGCCGACCTCGTCTGGCTCATCGCCCTGACCGTGGGCCTCGTGCTCGTCGGGACGCTGCTCGCCGCCGTCCTCTCCGTGCCCATCGCCTACCTCGCCGCCGCGAACACCACGCCGGGTGCGGGGTGGCGGGCGGCCGCACGCTTCCTCGGGGTCCTCACCCGCGCGCTGCCGGACGTCGTGCTGGCGATGGCTTTCGTGCTGATGTTCTCCCTCGGTACGCTGCCCGGCATCCTCGCCATCGGCATCCACTCGATCGGCATGATCTCCAAGACGTTCGCCGACGCCATCGAGCAGATCGACGAGGGGCCGCGGCTCGCGATCCGCGCCGCCGGCGGCTCGAAACTGCAGGAGTTCACCGCGGGCATCCTCCCGCAGGTCCTGCCGAGCTGGGTGGCCACCGTGCTGCACCGCAACGACATCAACCTGCGGGGCAGCGTGGTGCTCGGCTACGTGGGCGTCGCCGGCCTCGGGCTCGAGATGTCCTACGCGTTCAAGGCGCTGAACTACGGCAAGGGACTCGGGATCGCGCTCGTGATCTTCGTCCTCTGCATCGCGATGGAGATCGTGTCCAGCATGGTGCGCGGCGCGATGCTCGGCGAACAGAAGCACACGCGATCGTGGATGGACCGCATCGTGCATCCGCGCCTGCGTCGGCGCCCGCTCGCTCCGACCGCCGCTCGTCCCGTGTGGGCGGCCAGCCCGCAGACCGCGGTGCGCCGCCCCTGGACCGCGCAGCGGGTGCGTCATACCGCCGCCGGGGTCGCCGCCGTGCTCATCGTGATCGGCAGCGTCGTCGTGAGCCAGATCACCTGGTCCGACCTGTTCACCTTCTGGGCGAAGCTCCCCGAGGTCGCCGCGCGGTTCTGGCCGCCGTCCTTCGGCAACTACGACACGATCGCGATGCTCGAGGCCATGCGGGAGACCGTCGCCATCGCGCTCGCTGCCACCGTGCTCACGCTCTTGCCCTCGCTGCTGCTCGGCTCGTTCGCGGCCCGCAACGTCGCCCCGCACGCCGCAGGGCGCGGCACGGCCCGCCTGCTCCTCGTGGGCATCCGCGGCATCCCCGAGCTCATCCTCGCCATCGTCCTCGTCGTCATCACGGGCCTCGGCGCGCAGGCCGGGGTGATCGCGCTCGCCATCGGCGGGATCGGTCTGCTCGGCAAGCTCATCGCCGACTCCTTCGAGGAGGTCGACCGCGGGCCGGAGCGCGCCCTCCGGGCGGTGGGTGCCACGCGCCTGCAGACGTATACGTCGGCCACGCTGACCCAGGGCACTCGCGCCCTCATCGGACACAGCTTCTACATGCTCGACACGAACATCCGCGCCGCCACGATCCTGGGCATCGTCGGGGGCGGTGGCGTCGGCTACTACCTGCTGAACGCCAGCCAGGGCTCGCGCTACGAGACCGTGACCGCGATCGTCCTGATGATCCTCGTGACGGTGCTCGCCGTCGAGGGACTCGCGATGTGGATGAGGAAGGTGTTCCGATGA
- a CDS encoding alcohol dehydrogenase catalytic domain-containing protein, with protein sequence MGTLLIRPPGHRRDVALRPAASAMVWIGGGHPHETIAVPGVALADRDVLVAVEMSTICGSDVHTVQGRRAAPAPLVLGHESVGRVIALGDDGADAVDGTPVRIGDRVVWSVTISCGTCDRCRRGLTQKCRDLGKYGHDRVGAHGDLTGAFASHVQLRAGTAIVRVPEALPAAVLAPAACATATAWAAVARAARDIDLDGAAVRIHGAGLVGISAAAIATEHGAVVEVRDPDGDRRAFASRFGAAALDRDPDVVIEASGHAVEEALAGVAVGGTMVLVGSVFPSPSVPLDAEDLVRRLVTVAGIHNYGAGDLAAAVAFLAGRGRAYPFGEAVGSVRSLADIDAALAEAAAPGAPLRVGLVPGR encoded by the coding sequence ATGGGAACGCTGCTGATCCGCCCGCCCGGGCACCGGAGGGACGTCGCGCTGCGCCCGGCAGCCAGCGCGATGGTCTGGATCGGTGGAGGCCACCCGCATGAGACGATCGCCGTCCCCGGGGTCGCGCTCGCCGATCGGGATGTGCTCGTCGCCGTCGAGATGTCGACGATCTGCGGGTCGGATGTGCACACCGTCCAGGGACGCCGCGCCGCGCCCGCGCCCCTCGTCCTCGGGCACGAGAGCGTCGGCCGGGTCATCGCCCTGGGTGACGACGGCGCGGACGCCGTCGACGGCACCCCCGTGCGCATCGGCGATCGCGTGGTGTGGTCGGTCACGATCTCCTGCGGCACCTGCGACCGGTGTCGGCGCGGACTCACCCAGAAGTGCCGGGACCTCGGCAAGTACGGTCACGATCGTGTCGGCGCGCACGGCGACCTGACCGGAGCCTTCGCCAGCCACGTGCAGCTGCGGGCGGGCACGGCCATCGTGCGGGTGCCGGAGGCGCTCCCCGCCGCCGTCCTGGCGCCGGCAGCGTGCGCGACGGCGACCGCGTGGGCCGCCGTCGCGCGGGCCGCCCGCGACATCGACCTCGACGGCGCTGCGGTGCGCATCCACGGCGCCGGATTGGTGGGAATCAGTGCCGCCGCGATCGCAACCGAGCACGGGGCCGTCGTCGAGGTGCGTGATCCGGACGGCGATCGCCGTGCCTTCGCCTCCCGTTTCGGGGCCGCCGCGCTCGATCGCGATCCCGACGTGGTGATCGAAGCCTCCGGGCACGCGGTGGAGGAAGCGCTCGCCGGGGTCGCCGTCGGCGGCACGATGGTTCTCGTGGGCAGCGTCTTCCCCTCGCCGTCGGTGCCGTTGGACGCGGAAGACCTCGTCCGCCGTCTCGTCACGGTCGCCGGGATCCACAACTACGGTGCGGGCGACCTCGCGGCGGCGGTCGCGTTCCTCGCGGGACGGGGCCGGGCCTATCCGTTCGGCGAGGCCGTCGGTTCGGTGCGGTCGCTCGCGGACATCGATGCCGCCCTCGCCGAGGCCGCCGCCCCGGGAGCGCCGCTGCGCGTCGGCCTCGTGCCGGGACGCTGA
- a CDS encoding response regulator, giving the protein MQEIRVVIVDDDPLVRSALSHFVSRAPEITVVAQAEDGLEALTTVEREKPDVVMMDVQMPEMNGIEATAAIAERWPDVRILAVTTLDGSDTVLPMLSAGASGYLLKDSSAEEIVTGVREVFAGASSLSPRIASMLIRHVRSTTPAAAAETLEPLTEREEEVLQCLAKGMSNAEIAKALIVSEGTVKAHLGRMMSKWHLRDRVQILVTAAHAGLVTFR; this is encoded by the coding sequence ATGCAGGAAATCCGCGTCGTGATCGTCGATGACGATCCTCTGGTCCGCTCCGCGCTCTCGCACTTCGTGTCGCGCGCGCCCGAGATCACGGTCGTGGCGCAGGCGGAGGACGGCCTGGAGGCCCTCACGACGGTCGAGCGCGAGAAGCCGGACGTCGTGATGATGGACGTTCAGATGCCGGAGATGAACGGTATCGAGGCGACCGCGGCCATCGCCGAACGGTGGCCCGACGTGCGCATCCTCGCCGTCACCACGCTCGACGGCAGCGACACCGTGCTGCCCATGCTGAGCGCCGGTGCCTCCGGCTATCTGCTCAAGGATTCCAGTGCGGAGGAGATCGTCACGGGTGTGCGGGAGGTGTTCGCCGGAGCGAGCTCGCTGTCGCCCCGCATCGCGTCGATGTTGATCCGCCACGTGCGCTCCACCACTCCCGCTGCCGCGGCTGAGACCCTCGAACCCCTCACCGAGCGCGAGGAAGAGGTTCTGCAGTGCCTCGCCAAGGGGATGTCCAATGCGGAGATCGCCAAGGCGCTCATCGTCTCGGAGGGGACGGTGAAGGCGCACCTCGGCCGCATGATGTCGAAGTGGCACCTGCGCGACCGCGTGCAGATCCTCGTCACGGCAGCCCACGCCGGACTCGTCACCTTCCGCTGA
- a CDS encoding phosphate/phosphite/phosphonate ABC transporter substrate-binding protein, whose amino-acid sequence MKLRALPALAGAAILALGLAACSGSADATDAPGDAPSAGGYAVDENTLVFGVVPDSVDTETNYQPLMDYIAEVTGKTVEYHESTDYAALIEAAVAGKVDVASFSGFTYVTATNNGAKLTPISSIVTEEGQEPGYYSQAIVPADSDISSLEDFAGKKICFVDPSSTSGYLFPSYNLIEAGVDPKADITPVFAGKHDVSVQKVGEGVECEAGFAEDSEVEKSDKVKVIAETMVPGAPLVYSSSLPDDVAQQLVDALGEVTIDDIIAAGVDSADSDAFRSVFFATKPVDDAYYDLIRDICAETDAEQCQG is encoded by the coding sequence ATGAAGCTCCGCGCTCTCCCCGCCCTCGCCGGCGCTGCGATCCTCGCGCTCGGTCTCGCCGCATGCTCCGGATCGGCCGATGCCACCGACGCCCCCGGTGACGCCCCGTCCGCCGGCGGGTACGCCGTCGACGAGAACACGCTCGTCTTCGGCGTCGTGCCCGACTCGGTGGACACCGAGACGAACTACCAGCCGCTGATGGACTACATCGCCGAGGTCACCGGCAAGACCGTCGAGTACCACGAGTCCACCGACTACGCCGCGCTCATCGAGGCCGCCGTCGCCGGGAAGGTCGACGTCGCGTCGTTCTCGGGCTTCACCTACGTCACCGCGACCAACAACGGCGCGAAGCTCACCCCGATCTCCTCCATCGTCACCGAGGAGGGTCAGGAGCCCGGCTACTACTCGCAGGCGATCGTCCCGGCGGACAGCGACATCTCCAGCCTCGAGGACTTCGCGGGCAAGAAGATCTGCTTCGTGGACCCGTCCTCGACATCCGGCTACCTCTTCCCGTCGTACAACCTCATCGAGGCGGGCGTCGACCCGAAGGCCGACATCACGCCGGTGTTCGCCGGCAAGCACGACGTCAGCGTGCAGAAGGTCGGCGAGGGCGTCGAGTGCGAGGCCGGTTTCGCCGAGGACTCCGAGGTCGAGAAGTCCGACAAGGTGAAGGTCATCGCCGAGACCATGGTCCCCGGCGCTCCGCTCGTCTACTCCTCGTCCCTGCCGGACGACGTGGCGCAGCAGCTCGTCGACGCCCTCGGTGAGGTCACCATCGACGACATCATCGCGGCGGGCGTCGACAGCGCCGACTCGGACGCGTTCCGCAGCGTGTTCTTCGCCACCAAGCCGGTGGACGACGCGTACTACGACCTCATCCGCGACATCTGCGCCGAGACCGACGCCGAGCAGTGCCAGGGCTGA
- the phnC gene encoding phosphonate ABC transporter ATP-binding protein has product MTAASDTLIRLDGVTKTFGSTTALKDVTLEVARGEIVVLLGLSGSGKSTLLRHLDGLELPSSGSVEVLGASVPSMRGRTLRQLRSSVGFIFQQFELVPSLTVLENVLTGSLSRMRGPRLGLWSYPRAAKLTALEHLDRVGLLDRAYQRSDTLSGGQQQRVAIARALMQKPAILLADEPVASLDPESSEQVMALIREIAADEGLTVVCSLHQVDLAISWADRIVGLRHGEVVLDTPTDGLSKAEVMEIYGRVATTTAEIRAVQVELADAATTVGAS; this is encoded by the coding sequence ATGACCGCGGCATCCGACACCCTCATCCGCCTCGACGGCGTCACCAAGACCTTCGGCAGCACCACCGCCCTGAAGGACGTCACGCTCGAGGTGGCGCGCGGAGAGATCGTCGTGCTGCTCGGGCTCTCCGGTTCCGGCAAGTCCACGCTGCTGCGGCATCTCGACGGCCTGGAGCTGCCCAGCTCCGGGTCCGTCGAGGTGCTCGGCGCCTCCGTGCCCTCCATGAGGGGCCGGACGTTGCGACAGCTCCGCAGCAGCGTGGGCTTCATCTTCCAGCAGTTCGAGCTCGTGCCTTCGCTGACCGTGCTGGAGAACGTGCTGACCGGGTCGCTCTCCCGGATGCGCGGGCCGCGGCTCGGACTGTGGAGCTACCCGCGGGCTGCGAAGCTGACGGCGCTCGAGCATCTCGACCGCGTCGGCCTGCTCGACCGCGCCTACCAGCGCAGCGACACCCTGTCCGGCGGTCAGCAGCAGCGTGTGGCGATCGCCCGGGCGCTCATGCAGAAGCCCGCGATCCTGCTCGCGGACGAACCGGTGGCCTCCCTCGACCCGGAGTCGAGTGAGCAGGTGATGGCGCTCATCCGCGAGATCGCCGCCGACGAGGGACTCACCGTCGTGTGCAGCCTGCATCAGGTCGACCTCGCGATCAGCTGGGCCGACCGGATCGTCGGCCTCCGGCACGGCGAGGTCGTGCTGGACACTCCGACGGACGGACTCTCCAAGGCGGAGGTGATGGAGATCTACGGACGCGTCGCGACCACCACGGCCGAGATCCGCGCCGTGCAGGTGGAGCTCGCTGATGCCGCGACGACGGTGGGGGCATCGTGA
- a CDS encoding sensor histidine kinase encodes MAFDHSIRGSADSLRLGRGEKLTAVERIVVLVIISIPVAIDVIGLIVAPGANPAAVLVSIASSAVFALYLWKPLIATCALGVVFALSFLAGTESQVLTAAAVAAGLVMRLGWTALILSYTGAFLVAAALVAFGDEDSGVNVALFLVFAAVSGAVGFALRVAFDRGSRLERQLEAAAEQEKEAVLAERRWIAGELHDSIAHHLTVVSLHVQMLEDPDVSDGSREAIRVAARKAMTDLRFVIDLADDGPRAAGMPTGDLVAAIEEAQTEFEAAGHDVILDGDPGDERIPRAVEIVLARIVRESATNVLKYAGPGTVEIRLVVDDDKAHLSLRSPLPTTPRRELSSSRTGLGRMAERVMGASGEFSAGEVDGHWLVSAVLPVV; translated from the coding sequence ATGGCCTTCGACCATTCGATTCGCGGTTCCGCGGATTCGCTCCGGCTAGGTCGAGGCGAGAAGCTCACCGCCGTCGAACGCATCGTCGTTCTGGTGATCATCTCCATCCCCGTCGCCATCGACGTGATCGGACTCATCGTCGCTCCGGGTGCGAACCCGGCGGCCGTCCTGGTGAGCATCGCGTCATCGGCCGTCTTCGCCCTCTATCTCTGGAAACCCCTCATCGCGACCTGCGCCCTCGGCGTCGTGTTCGCACTCTCTTTTTTGGCAGGAACCGAATCCCAGGTCCTGACTGCCGCCGCTGTCGCGGCCGGGCTGGTCATGCGACTCGGGTGGACCGCGTTGATCCTGTCGTACACCGGTGCCTTTCTCGTCGCCGCCGCTCTCGTGGCGTTCGGTGATGAGGACTCCGGCGTGAACGTCGCGCTCTTCCTCGTCTTCGCTGCCGTATCCGGCGCCGTGGGCTTCGCCCTGCGAGTGGCGTTCGATCGCGGCAGCAGACTCGAGCGTCAGCTGGAGGCTGCGGCCGAGCAGGAGAAGGAAGCCGTTCTCGCCGAGCGACGATGGATCGCCGGCGAGCTGCACGACAGCATCGCGCACCACCTCACCGTGGTGTCGCTGCACGTGCAGATGCTCGAAGACCCTGACGTCAGCGACGGCTCCCGGGAGGCGATCCGCGTCGCCGCCCGCAAAGCCATGACAGACCTCCGTTTCGTGATCGACCTCGCCGACGACGGACCGCGTGCCGCGGGCATGCCGACCGGTGATCTCGTCGCCGCGATCGAGGAAGCGCAGACCGAATTCGAAGCGGCCGGGCACGACGTCATCCTCGATGGCGACCCCGGCGACGAACGCATTCCCCGCGCGGTCGAGATCGTGCTCGCGCGCATCGTGCGCGAGTCGGCCACGAATGTCCTGAAGTATGCCGGCCCCGGAACCGTCGAGATCCGTCTCGTGGTGGACGACGACAAGGCCCATCTGTCCCTGCGCAGCCCGCTTCCGACGACCCCGCGAAGGGAGCTGTCCTCCAGCCGGACGGGGCTGGGTCGGATGGCCGAGCGCGTCATGGGCGCCAGTGGCGAGTTCAGCGCCGGCGAAGTGGACGGGCACTGGCTCGTCTCTGCGGTGTTGCCGGTGGTGTGA
- a CDS encoding CinA family protein, with amino-acid sequence MTAPNETPDLERLGELARSRGLRVSVAESLTSGRLANTIGAGEGASGWFAGGIVAYFTEVKERVLGLTPGTDPTSAACAEQLATGARELFDADICVSTTGVGGPGPEGGHPAGTVYLGWATADEAGHRRLALTGDPDEILSASVDAAVRLLAFHAEGLHPAGPRRTGSD; translated from the coding sequence ATGACCGCGCCGAACGAGACCCCCGACCTCGAACGCCTCGGTGAGCTCGCCCGGAGCAGAGGCCTGCGTGTGAGTGTGGCGGAGTCGCTCACGTCCGGACGACTCGCCAACACGATCGGCGCGGGCGAGGGGGCATCCGGATGGTTCGCCGGGGGGATCGTGGCGTACTTCACCGAGGTGAAGGAGCGCGTGCTCGGCCTGACGCCGGGAACCGACCCCACCTCAGCCGCCTGCGCCGAGCAACTCGCCACGGGGGCACGGGAACTCTTCGACGCGGACATCTGCGTCTCGACCACTGGCGTGGGCGGCCCGGGTCCGGAGGGCGGTCACCCCGCGGGCACGGTGTACCTCGGCTGGGCGACCGCCGACGAGGCGGGGCACCGCCGCCTGGCGCTGACGGGCGACCCGGACGAGATCCTGTCCGCGAGCGTGGATGCCGCGGTACGACTGCTCGCCTTCCACGCCGAGGGACTGCACCCCGCCGGCCCTCGGCGCACCGGCTCCGACTGA